CGAGCAGGCTGGCATCGATCTCGGCGTCGGTATCGGCCGGGTGGCCCAGGCCTTTGAGGACGGCCCGCAAGGCGGCAGGTTTGACATGTTGCGGGCGGCCGTTTGCGTCGATCCAATCGACGGCCAGGCCCGCACGGCTGGCGAGTATTTCCAGGTTCGCTTCGCTCAAGGGTGCTCTCCAACAGGGGATAAGGCGACGCGCGCGCTGAACGGCGCCAGTTGCGCGCCTTCATGGGCAGACGTCTCGAATAGCAGGTGCGGCGGCGCCGGGTGATCCAGCGGCGTGGCGCCCAGGTTCAGGTCAATCTGCAACACGCTGCCGTTGCCCAGGCGCCAGCGCGCGGTGACGGCGCCGTCGGCCAGTACCTGTGCGCCGAGGGCTACGCTGCCGGGCAAGTGCGGCACGATATGCACATGGCGCAGGCTCAAGAGTTGGCGGTACAGCTGCGCGTGTGCGTTCTCGGTGAATAAGGGCGCCGACTGCAGAAATGTCGGCAGCGCGTTGGGGTCGGGAATGTGTTCGCGCCGCTCAGGGTCTTTAAACGCGGCGAAGTCGGCGAATTCGTTGCGCCGGCCTTCGCGCACGGCTTCGGCCAGCTCACCGTGGTGGTCGGTGAAAAACAGGAACGGTTGCTCGGCGTTGACTTCATCGCCCATAAACATCAGCGGAATCATCGGCGACATCAGCAGTAAGGTGGTGGCCGCTTTCAGCGCCTGGGGCGAGCACAGCTGGTGCAGGCGCTCGCCCAGGGCGCGGTTGCCGACCTGGTCGTGGTTCTGCAAAAACGCCACGAAGGCGCTGGGCGGCAGGTCGCCGCTGGGCTCGCCGCGTGCGTGGCCATGGCGGGTGGTGTGGCCTTGGTAGACAAAACCTTCGCCCAGGCAGCGCGCGAGTTTCTCTGTAGGGTTCTGCGCGAAGTCGCTGTAATACGCATCCGTTTCGCCCGTGAGCAGTACGTGCAGCACGTTATGGAAGTCATCGTTCCACTGCGCATCAAAGTCGTGCTTGAGCAGGCTGGCCTGGTTGAGTTCGTTTTCCAGTACCAGCCACACGTGGCGGCCGGTATCCACCTGCTGGCGTACCCGTTGTGCGAGTTGCTTGAGGAAGTCGGGGTTGTCGATGGCGTGTACCGCGTCCAGGCGCAGGCCGTCGAAGCGGTACTCGAGCAACCACATCAGTGCGTTGTCGAGGAAGAAGTCGCGCACCTCACGGCGATCAAAATCAATCCCGGCGCCCCAGGGCGTGTGCACGTCTTGTTCAAAAAAGCCCTGGGCATACTGGCCCAGGTAATTGCCGTCGGGGCCGAAGTGGTTGTAGACCACATCCAGGATCACCGCCAAACCGTGTTCGTGGGCGCTGTCGATCAGCGCCTTGAGTTGTTCGGGGGAACCATAGGAAGCCTGCGGGGCGTAGGGCAGAACCCCGTCGTAGCCCCAATTGCGCTCGCCGGGAAATTGCGCCAACGGCATCAGTTCAATGGCGGTAACGCCAAGTTCGGCCAGGCGGGGTAGCTGTTTTTCAACGGCGGCATAACCCCCCATTGCGCCCACATGCAGTTCGTAGATAACGGCTTCGTGCCAAGGGCGACCTTGCCACTGGCTGTGTCGCCATTGATAGGCGAGGGGATCGACGACGATGCTCCAACCGTGTACGTCAGTAGCCTGAGCCCGGGAAGCGGGATCGGGCACGTCGTGTTCGCCGTCGATGTTATAGCGGTAACAAGTGCCCGCCGGGCATTTGGTTTCTACCTCGAACCAGCCATCTGCCTGGGGCAACATGGCGATGGACTTGCCGTCTTGCAATTCAACGCTGACATAAAACGCGTCTGGCGCCCACAAGGCAAAACGCGTGTGTTGCGCGTCCAGCATGATTGCGCCGTGGGGCCAGGTTTCCAGAGTCCTTGACGGCATCTATGAAGACCTCCCTTTTTTGAAACAAAAACAAATAATTACTTCGTGGGTTTCCCCAGCGCCTTGGCCACCAGTTGCTCGTAAAGCTCGGCGTAGGGTTCTACCGCCTGGCACCAGTTGAACGGCTGGGTCATGGCGCGGCTGCGCATGGCGTTAAGCAGGCCTTTATTGGCAAATACCCTGAAGGCGCGGCTCAGCGCCTCTTCATAGCTTTCAACCGTGGACTCGTTGAACAGGAAGCCGGTTACGCCATTTTCGATGGTGTCCGCCAAGCCACCGGTATTGCGTGCCACCGGCAGCGAGCCGAAACGCTGGGCATACATCTGGCTCAGGCCACATGGCTCATAGCGCGAAGGCATCAGCAGGAAATCGCTGCCGGCAAACATGCGCCGTGCATCGGTTTCATTGAAGCCGATACGCACGCCCACCTGGCCCGGGAAGCGCAGGGCGAGTTCGCGCATGGCGTGTTCTTCTTCCGGCTCGCCACGGCCGATGATGGCGATCTGGCCACCGTTCTCGACAATGAAGCTGCTGACCGCTTCGGTCAGGTCCAGGCCTTTTTGATACACCAGGCGCGATACCACCGCGAACAGCGGGCCAGTGGACTCATGCAGGCCGAACAGTTCGCGCACATGGGCGGCGTTCACCGCCTTGCCTTCCCAGTCGCCAATATTGAAATTGTGGGTCAGGTGCGTGTCGGTGGAGGTTTCCCAGCTTTCGTCGATGCCGTTGGGAATCCCGCTGAGCAGGCCTTGCTGGGTTTTGCTGGCGAGGAAACCATCGAGACCACAGCCGAATTCCGGGGTGGTGATTTCCTGGGCGTAGGTCGCACTCACGGTGGTGATATGGCTGGAGTACGCCATGCCCGCCTTGAGGAACGACATCTTGCCGTAGAACTCCATGCCTTCCTGTTGCAGGGCATGGGGTGGAATCCCCAATTCCGGGGTAGACGCCAGGCTGACCACGCCTTGATAGGCAAGGTTATGAATGGTGAACAGCGTCGGGGTGCGTGACCCACGCCAGTGCATATAAGCCGGCGCCAGGCCTGCGGGCCAGTCATGGGCGTGCACCAGGTCCGGGCACCAGTGGATCTGCGCCAGGTTGGCGGCCATGTCGGCGGCGGCCAGGCCCAGGCGGGCGAAACGAATATGGTTGTCCGGCCAGTCGCGGCCATTGTTGGCGCCGTAGGGCGTGCCTTCACGCTCGTAAAGCTCTGGGCAGATCAGCACATAGATGACCAGGCCGTCCTTGAGGTCCATGCGCCCGATCTTGCACGGCGGCAGCGCCGCGTGGCCGCCCAGTTCGCCGATGATATGGATCGGGTTGTCGCTTTCCATCACCTGTGGGTAGCCCGGAATCAGCACGCGCACATCGTGCAGGTGCGCCATGGCGCGGGGCAGGGCGGCGGAAACGTCGCCCAGGCCGCCGGTTTTCACCAGGTCGGCGAATTCGGAGGTCACAAACAAGACTTTCTTACGATTAGGGTTCTGACTCACGATCGGCCGCACAGTGTTGGGCAGGTCGGCCAACGACGTCGGGCCCCCTGCCGGCTGACTAAAACGCTCTCCCTGAGTATCGACTGCAGCACTGATCATAGTTCTCTCCTACATGTTTGGTCGGCTGATGGCCCGCTGCCATCGGCTCCGATTGGCCACATCCTGCGGCCAGGCGCACAAGCACTGTACAAACTGGCAAGGCGTATGCCAGTTGCACCGATTGCTAAAAAAGAGTGGATGGACGGGCATTTGGCTGAATCGCCTGCGCTCGTCTCCCTTAAAAACTTGACCTGCGGCAGAGTTGTAAAGTTTCGATTTTTTGCGGGGTTTTTGTTTTGGAACGGACCCATCGGTCATGAGTCTAGGACAGATCCCAGAGCCTGTAGGGTTTCTAGGGCTTTTTTGTAGGACAAAAAACTTGTAATGATATGCCAGGTTGGAAATTTGCCCGGGAAGGGGGTTGTGGCAGGGGAGCTTGCGGTTACGTATTCGCCCCCGACACTTTCAAGCAAGAGCGGGGCCGCCGCGCGCCCCAGCGGGAGCAAGCTCCCTCGCCACGGTGGTGCGTATGCTCAGGATTGGTGCATCAAGTCAGCACGCGAATGGGCGTGCCTTTGGCCCAGGCCTGAATGTCTTCGATCATCTGCTGATAAAACTGCCGATAATTCTGCTCACTCACATAACCGACGTGGGGCGTGGCCAGCACATTCGGCAAGCGCCGGAAGGGGTGATCAGCCGGTAGCGGCTCTTCGCTATACACATCCACTGCGGCCCCTGCCAGTTGCCCGGCTGATAACGCCTCGATCAGCGCCTGCTCATCCACAATCGGCCCGCGTGAGGTATTGACCAGACGCGCGCTTGGCTTCATCCAGCCCAGCGCCTGCGCATCTACCAGGCCGCGGCTGCGCTCGCTGAGCACCAGGTGCACGCTGAGAATGTCGGCCTGCTCGAATAGCTCGCGCTTGCTGACGCAGCTTACACCCGCCTCGGCAGCACGCTCCGGCGTGAGGTTCTCGCTCCAGGCAATCACGCGCATGCCAAATGCCTGGCCAAACTGCGCGACTTTCTGGCCGATGCTGCCCAGCCCGAGAACCCCCAGGGTTTTGCCATACAGATCACCGCCCAGCCCGACCTGCCAGCCGCCGGCGCGCAACGAGTTGGCTTCGGCCAGCAGGTTGCGGGTCGAGGCCATGATCAGTGCCCAGGTTAACTCCGGCGCCGCCTGCTTATAGCTGTCGGTGCCACACACCTGGATGCCTTGGGCTTTGGCGGCGGCAATGTCGATGGCAGCGTTGCGCATGCCGCCGGTCACCAGCAGTTTCAGCTTGGGCAGGCCTTGCAGCAGGGCCTGGTCGAAGCTCGAGCGCTCGCGCATCACGCAAATCACGTCGAACGCCTGCAAACGTTCAACCATCGTGGCGGTATCGGCGGGGTAATCGTGTAGAAAATGCACCTGGCCCACCGACGCCAGTGCCGACCAATCCACCACACCACTGGCCACATTCTGCCAATCATCAATGACTGCGATCTGTACCGACATTCACGAGTGCCTCGAAAAAGGTTGGATTAAAGGGCGTTCAGCCCCTGCAACAGTGCTGTATTAAACTGCGCCGGTTCTTCCATTTGCGGTGCGTGGCCCAGGCCTGGGAACTCCACCAGGGTCGCGTGGGGGATCAGCTTGGCCGCTTGCTTGCCCAGCACGTCGTAATGACCGAGCCTGGCCTTGACCGCTGGCGGCGCAATATCACTGCCGATGGCGGTGGTGTCGGACGTGCCGATCAACAGCAGCGTGGGCATCTGCAAGTCCTTGAACTCGTAGTACACCGGCTGGGTGAAGATCATGTCGTAAATCAGCGCCGAGTTCCATGCGACCTGCGTATGGCCTGGGCCTTTGTTCAGACCGGCAAGCATATCGACCCAACGGTCGTACTCAGGCTTCCAGCGCCCGACGTAATAGGTATTGAGCTCATACTGGCGAATGCCGTCGGCGCTCAGTTTCAACTCGCGCTCATACCATTGGTCGACGCTGCGATAGGGCACGCCCAGGGCTTTCCAGTCCTCCAGGCCAATGGGGTTGACCAGTGCCAGTTGCTCGGTTTGCGTGGGATACAGCAGCGCATACCGGGTGGCGAGCATGCCGCCGGTGGAGTGGCCGATGATTGTGGCCTTCTGAATGCCGAGTTTTTCCAGCAACTGATGGGTGTTGATCGCCAGTTGCTGGAAGCTGTACTGGTAGTGGTCAGGCTTGCTGGATGTGCAAAACCCGATCTGGTCCGGCGCGATCACGCGGTAACCCGCTTCGCTCAGTGCTTTGATCGAGTCTTCCCAGGTGGCGCCACAAAAGTTCTTGCCGTGCATCAGCACGACGCTGCGGCCATTGGCGGTGCCTTTAGCGGGCACGTCCATATACCCCATTTGCAGTGATTTGCCCTGGGATTGGAAACTGAAGTGTTCGACCGGATAAGGGTATTGAAAGCCTTGCAGCTCCGGGCCGTAGGTCGGCCCTTCGGTGGCGGCAAAAGCGGGCAGGGCAGCGATCAACAGCAGGCTTGCGGCGCACAGAGAACGGATCGGCGTCATGGGTCAGGCTCCAGGAACAGTGCCCGGATGCTCTGACGAGGGGATTAAGCGAGGATTAACGGTGGCGCAGCGGCCTCGCTGCGCCCCGACGCAGGAGGGTTTAATACGCCAATAAACCCGGCATTAATGCGCTGTGAAAACGTTCGGGTTCTTCCACCTGTGGCGAATGGCCAAGGCCTTCGAACTCCACCAGTTTGGCATTGGGAATCAACTGGGCGACGTGCTTGCCCAGGGTTTTGTAGTCACCGAGCTTCGCCCTGACTTCAGGTGCGGCCAGGTCGCGGTTGAGGGCGGTGGTATCGGAAGTACCAATCAACAGCAGCGTCGGCACCTGCAGGTCCTTGAACTCGTAGTACACCGGCTGGGTGTAGATCATGTCCCAGATCAAGGCGGAGT
The window above is part of the Pseudomonas sp. KBS0710 genome. Proteins encoded here:
- the treZ gene encoding malto-oligosyltrehalose trehalohydrolase, with the translated sequence MPSRTLETWPHGAIMLDAQHTRFALWAPDAFYVSVELQDGKSIAMLPQADGWFEVETKCPAGTCYRYNIDGEHDVPDPASRAQATDVHGWSIVVDPLAYQWRHSQWQGRPWHEAVIYELHVGAMGGYAAVEKQLPRLAELGVTAIELMPLAQFPGERNWGYDGVLPYAPQASYGSPEQLKALIDSAHEHGLAVILDVVYNHFGPDGNYLGQYAQGFFEQDVHTPWGAGIDFDRREVRDFFLDNALMWLLEYRFDGLRLDAVHAIDNPDFLKQLAQRVRQQVDTGRHVWLVLENELNQASLLKHDFDAQWNDDFHNVLHVLLTGETDAYYSDFAQNPTEKLARCLGEGFVYQGHTTRHGHARGEPSGDLPPSAFVAFLQNHDQVGNRALGERLHQLCSPQALKAATTLLLMSPMIPLMFMGDEVNAEQPFLFFTDHHGELAEAVREGRRNEFADFAAFKDPERREHIPDPNALPTFLQSAPLFTENAHAQLYRQLLSLRHVHIVPHLPGSVALGAQVLADGAVTARWRLGNGSVLQIDLNLGATPLDHPAPPHLLFETSAHEGAQLAPFSARVALSPVGEHP
- the glgA gene encoding glycogen synthase GlgA, translating into MISAAVDTQGERFSQPAGGPTSLADLPNTVRPIVSQNPNRKKVLFVTSEFADLVKTGGLGDVSAALPRAMAHLHDVRVLIPGYPQVMESDNPIHIIGELGGHAALPPCKIGRMDLKDGLVIYVLICPELYEREGTPYGANNGRDWPDNHIRFARLGLAAADMAANLAQIHWCPDLVHAHDWPAGLAPAYMHWRGSRTPTLFTIHNLAYQGVVSLASTPELGIPPHALQQEGMEFYGKMSFLKAGMAYSSHITTVSATYAQEITTPEFGCGLDGFLASKTQQGLLSGIPNGIDESWETSTDTHLTHNFNIGDWEGKAVNAAHVRELFGLHESTGPLFAVVSRLVYQKGLDLTEAVSSFIVENGGQIAIIGRGEPEEEHAMRELALRFPGQVGVRIGFNETDARRMFAGSDFLLMPSRYEPCGLSQMYAQRFGSLPVARNTGGLADTIENGVTGFLFNESTVESYEEALSRAFRVFANKGLLNAMRSRAMTQPFNWCQAVEPYAELYEQLVAKALGKPTK
- a CDS encoding D-2-hydroxyacid dehydrogenase family protein, with protein sequence MSVQIAVIDDWQNVASGVVDWSALASVGQVHFLHDYPADTATMVERLQAFDVICVMRERSSFDQALLQGLPKLKLLVTGGMRNAAIDIAAAKAQGIQVCGTDSYKQAAPELTWALIMASTRNLLAEANSLRAGGWQVGLGGDLYGKTLGVLGLGSIGQKVAQFGQAFGMRVIAWSENLTPERAAEAGVSCVSKRELFEQADILSVHLVLSERSRGLVDAQALGWMKPSARLVNTSRGPIVDEQALIEALSAGQLAGAAVDVYSEEPLPADHPFRRLPNVLATPHVGYVSEQNYRQFYQQMIEDIQAWAKGTPIRVLT
- a CDS encoding alpha/beta fold hydrolase, with the translated sequence MTPIRSLCAASLLLIAALPAFAATEGPTYGPELQGFQYPYPVEHFSFQSQGKSLQMGYMDVPAKGTANGRSVVLMHGKNFCGATWEDSIKALSEAGYRVIAPDQIGFCTSSKPDHYQYSFQQLAINTHQLLEKLGIQKATIIGHSTGGMLATRYALLYPTQTEQLALVNPIGLEDWKALGVPYRSVDQWYERELKLSADGIRQYELNTYYVGRWKPEYDRWVDMLAGLNKGPGHTQVAWNSALIYDMIFTQPVYYEFKDLQMPTLLLIGTSDTTAIGSDIAPPAVKARLGHYDVLGKQAAKLIPHATLVEFPGLGHAPQMEEPAQFNTALLQGLNAL